The nucleotide window ACCATCGAGTAATACTATCTTATAATCTGAAGTCTTTAGTTTATAAATAGAATTTGAAAGAGCTCTTTTGATGGCAGGAACTATACCTATAGAATCAATTTTAGCCGCAGATACGAGCGTTACCTTATAGTCACACTTCCCTTCTTTTTTCCATTTTTTAATTACTTCAAACCATTTTTCCCGTTCTGCGTGAGACAACTTTTTTGAGTCTCGTAGTTTTAAATTGGTTTTTTTAACTAAAATTTTAAAATTCTTGTTTTCAATATCAAGCCGAAATACTCCAACTGCTACTGGTCCTGCTATCGGCCCTCTCCCTACTTCATCGATGCCGAAAATAGATTGCATGTAGTTTATTATAGCAAAATAAAAAATCAGGTTTTTACCTGATTTTAAAATTATCAATTACGAATCTATTCAAAGAAAAGACTCCCTAGCTTCATAAAAATATCCCTTATGATACTTCTACCAGAATAAAAGTAAGAATCCTCAGTAATAGTAGTCCATGGCTCGATTTCCGGCTGATAGCTGTTCGAGACAACTTTCACTGATAAAACGAATGCTTGTGGCGAAGTTATATCTCCTACCACGATTTCGCATGAACCATTGTCTCTACTATAAAAACTGTATGACATGGTTATAGCTCCATCAGTTTCCTTTTCAACCGTAAGCCCCTCATGACTAAAAGTATCAACGCTTTTGAGTAACTTTTGCAGCTTTGGAAGTATTTTGGCGCATGGCATTTCAATAATTCCTCCCTTTTCCGGAAAAACATTTACTGTAATATTTGCCATATCTAACACATGAATTTCATTTTCCGCTCTTTTGCGAAAACCTTCTTTCTTGGCCAACCTTGCTTTTTCCGCTATCGAATTTTCTTCTTCCTTCTTTTTTCGATTGTTATCAGATTCAATTTTTTCTGCTTCTTTCAGCTTATCGAGATCTAACCCTAAGATAGAGATTTCTTTTTCGAAACCTTCTACTTCCTCAGGCTTTTCATTTGCCAAGGCTCGCAGCACAAGCTTTTTAAGTCGATTAATTTCCTTTCGGATATCTGAGGCTGTTTTTACTTTAGCTTCCATTTAGTATATTTATTTTTAGGTGAAATTATTTTTCGAACTATACTCTTAGATATCAATATTGTCAAATATAAATCACCCTACAGTCGCAGGGTGATTTTCACTTTATAACTCTATCGTTTCTACGTAGAGTTTTATATTTCTTTTTATGATTCAAGTAATTGTTTCTAAACTTCGTCTGCTTGCCGTAAAACCTAGGCTCGCGGTCAAAAAAACCTATCAACAGTTCAGGAACCTGAATAATTTCAATAGGAATTTTATTTCTAAATTCAAATTCCTTTTTCGACACTTCTTGAGTGTTGTCGATAACAATCATTTCTACCCCCACTTCTCTGTGCATCATTTCTATAAGAGCAGCAGTGGTGGTCCCTGTACCAATGTGGCCACATACAATAATTCCTATATCTCGTCTTTCTGACATAAATTACAATTTACTTTATTATAACAGAAATATATATTTTGTCAAAAATTAAAGACATCTGTTATAATCTACGCATGTCATTCGTCCATCTGCATACACACTCACACTATTCCCTACTCGACGGCCTAACAAAAATAGATGATCTAGTAAAAACCGCAAAAGCACATGGGATGAATGCTGTTGCACTTACTGATCACGGAAGTATGTATGGCGCAATAGAATTCTATAAAGCTTGTAAAAAGGAAGGTATCAAACCCATTATTGGAGTAGAGGCATACATCGCTGAGCGCACACGCTTCGACAAAGATCCGGGTCTTGATAGTAAGCGATATCATCTGACTCTTCTTGCTAAAAACGAAAAAGGTTATCGAAACTTGATGAAGCTTGTATCTCGCGCAAACCTGGAAGGTTTTTATTACAAGCCTCGAATGGACAAAGATCTTCTAAAAGAATTTGGAGAAGGAATAATCTGCCTATCTGGCTGCCCAGGAAGTGAATTCGTAAATTTAATAAAAAATAAACACTTAGATAGAGCTAAGGATCTTTTAAAATACTATATAGATACTTTCGGTAGAGAAAATGTTTTTGTTGAAGTGATGAAACATGATGATGTTGAATGGTACACACCACTAATAAAAGACATTGTGCAAATAGCAGAAGATATGGATTTACCAATTGTCGGTACATGGGATTCACATTATTTACACCAAGATGATGCCGAAGCCCAAGACACATTGGTAGCAATAAACACTGGAAGTGAAGTTGGAGATAGTTCCATGAGTATGAAGAACGGGGATTATTCTTTTATTTCTGATTCGAGAGCAAGAGAAATATTTCGCGATATACCAGGAGCTTATGATAATACTGCAAAAGTAGCTGACATGGTAGACATAGAAATATCTCTTGGTGAATGGGTTTTCCCAAAATATGAAATCCCAGAAGGAACAACATATGACGAAGAACTTAGAAGAGTTACATATGAAGGCTTCGCTTCACGTAACATCGAACAGACTCCAGAGATGGTAGAGCGCGTAGAGTATGAACTTGAAATAATAAAAAACAAAGGTTATTCACCATACTTTTTGGTTGTGTCTGACCTACTTCGCTATGCTCGAGAAAACAATATTATATCTACAACCAGAGGATCTGCTGCTGGATCTTTTGTGTCTTATCTAAATTTCATTACCACAGTAGATCCAATTCACTTCAAATTACCCTTTGAGAGATTTTTAAATCCCTTCCGTCCTTCCCCTCCCGATATTGATATGGATATCGCCGACAACAGACGCGATGACATGATTAGCTACGCAAAACAAAAATACGGAACTGCAAATGTTGCGCAAATTGGTACATTTGGAACCATGATGGCACGCGGATCTGTGCGCGATGTGGCACGCGCATTGGGATATTCATATTCCATCGGTGACAGACTGTCTAAAATGATCCCTATGGGCTCCCAGGGTATGCCTATGACAATAGACAAGGCTTTTGAGCTAGTACCTGAATTAAAATCTGCATATGAAAACGAAAGAGAAACAAAAGAAATAATCGACTTAGCAAAAAAAATGGAAGGCTGCGCAAGGCATATATCAGTGCATGCTGCAGGTGTGGTCGTTGCACCAACTCCAGTCGAAGATTTTTCACCAATACAATTTGATCCAAAAGGCGACAAAATTATCACACAATACGACATGTACTCTATCGAAGAAGCAGGTCTACTGAAATTGGATTTCTTGGGTATTAGAAACCTGGCAATTTTAGGAGATGCAATAGAACGTATAAAAAAAATACGTGGGATAACTATAGATCTCGAAAAAATACCTTACGACGATAAAAAAACTTTTGAAATGCTAGCCCGCGGAGAAACAGTCGGAGTTTTCCAGTTATCTGGAGATGGTATGACAGTGTATGTAAAAGATCTAAAACCAACTTGCGTAGACGATCTTAACGCAATGGTGGCCCTGTATCGACCAGGCCCGATGGAAACAATTCCAGAATACATTAAACGCAAAAATAATCCTGAGCTTATTTCATACCCTGATCCTAGAATGGAAAAATATCTAAAGGCATCTTATGGATTGATAGTTTACCAAGACGACCTTCTCTTCTCTGCGCTCGAACTTGCTGGATACAACTGGGAAGAAGCTGATAAATTCCGCAAAGCTGTGGGTAAAAAAATTCCCGCAGAGATGGCGGCCCAAAAACAAAAACTTATAAAAGGTATCGTTGCTAACGGTCAAACACAAAAATTTGCTGAAACCCTATGGAAACTTTTTGAACCATTCCAGGCGTATGGATTCAACAAAGCTCATGCTGCAAGTTATGGGAAAGTTGCATATCAAACAGCTTATATGAAAGCCAACTACCCTGCTGAATACATGTCTTCTATCCTAACCGCAGAAAGTGATGACTTAGAAAAAGTAGCGGAAGTTATCGACGAATGTAAAAGAATGGGATTCGTAGTACTCCCTCCAGATATAAATGAAAGTTTTTCTGACTTCACTGTTGTAATGGAAAACGGAAAAATAAGTAACAAAATTCGTTTTGGTCTAAATAGTATAAAAAACTTTGGAGAAGAAATAGGCAAAGCAATTATTCACGACAGAAAAGAAAAGGGACCTTTTACAAGCTTGGCCAACTTCTTGGAACGTGTTCATCATCGCAGTCTAAACAAAAAATCTCTAGAGGCCCTAATCAAATCTGGGGCTATGGATATATATGGAGACAGAGGAGAACTTCTAGGTAATATGGAAATTTTGCTTGCATACAACAAACAAACAGAAAGTAACAAAGGCCAAGAATCTCTGTTTGGCGGAATGGACTACAACAGTAGTGCAAAGTTAAATCTACACGAAGCATCTAAAATAGAAGAAGTAGACAAGCTGGCTTGGGAAAAAGAATTTTTAGGCCTATATATTTCTGGACACCCTTTGGAAAAATGTTCTCACTTAATTGAAAAGAGTGGAACAAATATAAAAGAAATTATAGAAAAAACTGCAAATGGATTCCCTGTTACTTTTGTTGGTATGCCAAGTAGTATAAAAACAATTATTACAAAGAAAAACGAGAAAATGGCATTCATGAAAATAATAGACCTGACTGGAAGTATTGAAGCTGTTGTATTTAGTCGGACTTTTGAACAATATTCTCCATTGCTTCTAGAAGATAAGTGCCTGGTCTTCAAAGGAAAAGTATCCATTAGAAACAATGAAAAAAGCATCTTGCTTGAAGCAGTGAAATTGGCAGAATAACTTGCCAAACTATTAAGCTAGGTGCATACTTAATCTATGCAAATAAACACAACGACTACAACTACCACCACCTAAGGGGGTTTGTATTCGTCATACTGCGAAACATAGCCCCCAAATAGGGGTATTTTTTATTAAAAAACGCTCGAAATTATAATTT belongs to Candidatus Nomurabacteria bacterium and includes:
- a CDS encoding ribonuclease HII → MQSIFGIDEVGRGPIAGPVAVGVFRLDIENKNFKILVKKTNLKLRDSKKLSHAEREKWFEVIKKWKKEGKCDYKVTLVSAAKIDSIGIVPAIKRALSNSIYKLKTSDYKIVLLDGGLKAPKEFARQKTIIKGDEKEPAIALASICAKVTRDRYMDRVSKIYPKYNFYMHKGYGTKAHYEAIYRYGITDIHRKTFLKKVL
- the dnaE gene encoding DNA polymerase III subunit alpha, with the translated sequence MSFVHLHTHSHYSLLDGLTKIDDLVKTAKAHGMNAVALTDHGSMYGAIEFYKACKKEGIKPIIGVEAYIAERTRFDKDPGLDSKRYHLTLLAKNEKGYRNLMKLVSRANLEGFYYKPRMDKDLLKEFGEGIICLSGCPGSEFVNLIKNKHLDRAKDLLKYYIDTFGRENVFVEVMKHDDVEWYTPLIKDIVQIAEDMDLPIVGTWDSHYLHQDDAEAQDTLVAINTGSEVGDSSMSMKNGDYSFISDSRAREIFRDIPGAYDNTAKVADMVDIEISLGEWVFPKYEIPEGTTYDEELRRVTYEGFASRNIEQTPEMVERVEYELEIIKNKGYSPYFLVVSDLLRYARENNIISTTRGSAAGSFVSYLNFITTVDPIHFKLPFERFLNPFRPSPPDIDMDIADNRRDDMISYAKQKYGTANVAQIGTFGTMMARGSVRDVARALGYSYSIGDRLSKMIPMGSQGMPMTIDKAFELVPELKSAYENERETKEIIDLAKKMEGCARHISVHAAGVVVAPTPVEDFSPIQFDPKGDKIITQYDMYSIEEAGLLKLDFLGIRNLAILGDAIERIKKIRGITIDLEKIPYDDKKTFEMLARGETVGVFQLSGDGMTVYVKDLKPTCVDDLNAMVALYRPGPMETIPEYIKRKNNPELISYPDPRMEKYLKASYGLIVYQDDLLFSALELAGYNWEEADKFRKAVGKKIPAEMAAQKQKLIKGIVANGQTQKFAETLWKLFEPFQAYGFNKAHAASYGKVAYQTAYMKANYPAEYMSSILTAESDDLEKVAEVIDECKRMGFVVLPPDINESFSDFTVVMENGKISNKIRFGLNSIKNFGEEIGKAIIHDRKEKGPFTSLANFLERVHHRSLNKKSLEALIKSGAMDIYGDRGELLGNMEILLAYNKQTESNKGQESLFGGMDYNSSAKLNLHEASKIEEVDKLAWEKEFLGLYISGHPLEKCSHLIEKSGTNIKEIIEKTANGFPVTFVGMPSSIKTIITKKNEKMAFMKIIDLTGSIEAVVFSRTFEQYSPLLLEDKCLVFKGKVSIRNNEKSILLEAVKLAE